The following are from one region of the Arcobacter defluvii genome:
- a CDS encoding M23 family metallopeptidase, with protein sequence MLRGIVLKDKNIIILSIIFLLLIIFIYIFYLNFIISDLKNDLKSKENLYSIQINNRIDEILELSEQIKELHRIMDVGLVLNSNDKIVFNNKIDENSLNNLFKIIPNGFPLIDVQVSSRFGERIHPISNIEKFHSGLDLKTKIGNNVYSTASGVVYKVRNEDNGGYGKFVTILHAFGFTTLYAHLDEVLVKEGDFVDKNSVIATSGNTGISTGPHLHYEIKFLEKHLNPIDFIYWNKKSFNSIFMNNSNIEWKNLINKF encoded by the coding sequence TTGCTTAGAGGAATTGTATTAAAAGATAAAAATATAATTATATTATCTATTATATTTCTTTTATTAATTATTTTTATCTATATTTTCTACTTAAATTTTATTATTTCAGATTTAAAGAATGATTTAAAATCAAAAGAAAACCTTTATTCAATACAGATAAACAATAGAATAGATGAGATTTTAGAACTTTCTGAACAAATTAAAGAATTACATAGAATAATGGACGTTGGTTTAGTTTTAAATTCAAATGACAAAATAGTATTCAATAATAAAATAGATGAAAATAGTTTAAATAATTTATTTAAAATCATTCCAAATGGTTTTCCTTTAATAGATGTACAAGTCAGTTCTAGATTTGGAGAAAGAATACATCCAATTTCAAATATAGAAAAATTTCATTCTGGATTAGATTTAAAAACTAAAATTGGTAATAATGTTTATTCAACCGCTTCTGGAGTTGTATATAAAGTAAGAAATGAAGACAATGGAGGTTATGGAAAATTTGTAACAATTTTACATGCCTTTGGATTTACTACCTTATATGCTCATCTAGATGAAGTTCTTGTAAAAGAAGGTGATTTTGTAGATAAAAATAGTGTAATTGCAACATCAGGAAATACTGGAATATCAACTGGACCACATCTTCACTATGAAATTAAATTTTTAGAAAAACATTTAAATCCAATAGATTTTATTTATTGGAATAAAAAATCTTTTAACTCTATATTTATGAACAATTCTAATATAGAATGGAAAAATTTAATAAACAAATTCTAA
- a CDS encoding Hcp family type VI secretion system effector, giving the protein MNNPVFISIKGSTQGLITEGAFTAESVGNSFQKGHENEALVKAFNHNIKIPRDPQSGQPSGQRVHEPLVITKLVDKSTPLLYNALTKGETLTNVELKWYRTSYTGKPEHYFSLVLEDAVIVNIDSFMDMQVGETKVQVAPLEKISFAYRKITWRHEVASTSGEDDWRIGVGLNA; this is encoded by the coding sequence ATGAATAATCCAGTATTTATTTCAATTAAAGGAAGTACTCAAGGTTTGATTACTGAAGGAGCATTTACTGCTGAATCTGTTGGGAACTCGTTTCAAAAAGGACATGAAAATGAAGCTTTAGTAAAAGCTTTTAATCACAATATTAAAATTCCAAGAGATCCTCAATCTGGACAACCTTCAGGTCAAAGAGTTCATGAACCTTTAGTTATTACAAAACTTGTAGATAAATCTACACCACTTTTATATAATGCATTAACAAAAGGTGAAACATTAACTAATGTAGAATTAAAATGGTATAGAACAAGTTATACAGGAAAACCAGAACATTATTTTAGTTTAGTATTAGAAGATGCTGTAATTGTAAATATTGATTCATTTATGGATATGCAAGTAGGAGAAACTAAAGTTCAAGTTGCTCCTTTAGAAAAAATTTCTTTTGCTTATAGAAAAATCACTTGGAGACATGAAGTAGCAAGCACTTCAGGAGAAGATGATTGGAGAATAGGCGTAGGATTAAATGCTTAA